The Humidesulfovibrio mexicanus genome window below encodes:
- a CDS encoding (Fe-S)-binding protein, whose product MPDKKPGDTPGDAAVEKPGELSGQEAASAVPQRQPSCVLCGCCLEGCPLFAATGREELSPRAKALLAGPSKFAALPEGGLPEADVAALCSLCLACGRCEKLCPQGVAVPALVAALRAAHPDFRQWLWKQWITRLAPFWGLAGAGAALAPDALVPERLGLALKGLRGLRPGAGLSPWLSITHFPVDACRQRTGGRPVAVFDGCVGGGPRRAWAETTRFLLRGLDSAPVAARFSCCGSTLGAAGLPQEQAEVRRANVAAWREAGRPLVVAYCATCRKGLVDYVGAGGDIFSDAGEEALWRASVLPLSALLAGARGKAGRGAPAVVGYHRPCHADVRDGLGDADHALLSGLLGARLRTPAKGGCCGFGGIMQLSAPQLSGAVGRACWDTLDGALGFTAAPEAVPAYVLTGCSACVLQLAATAPAGARVGHWLEIVRCS is encoded by the coding sequence ATGCCCGACAAGAAGCCCGGCGACACGCCCGGCGACGCCGCTGTCGAGAAGCCCGGCGAGCTGTCCGGCCAGGAGGCCGCCAGCGCGGTCCCGCAGCGCCAGCCGTCCTGCGTGCTCTGCGGCTGCTGCCTGGAGGGCTGCCCGCTGTTCGCCGCCACCGGGCGCGAGGAGCTGTCCCCGCGCGCCAAGGCCTTGCTCGCCGGGCCGAGCAAGTTCGCCGCCCTGCCCGAGGGCGGGCTGCCCGAGGCCGACGTGGCCGCGCTCTGTTCCCTGTGCCTGGCCTGCGGCCGCTGCGAAAAGCTGTGCCCGCAAGGCGTTGCGGTGCCCGCCCTTGTGGCGGCCCTGCGCGCCGCGCACCCGGATTTTCGCCAGTGGCTCTGGAAGCAGTGGATCACCCGCCTGGCGCCGTTTTGGGGACTTGCTGGCGCGGGCGCCGCGCTTGCGCCCGATGCCCTTGTTCCGGAGCGGCTGGGGCTTGCGCTCAAGGGGCTTCGCGGGCTTCGGCCCGGCGCGGGACTCTCGCCCTGGCTCAGCATCACCCATTTCCCCGTGGACGCCTGCCGCCAGCGCACAGGGGGCAGGCCCGTGGCCGTGTTCGACGGCTGCGTGGGCGGCGGACCGCGAAGGGCCTGGGCCGAAACGACGCGGTTTCTGTTGCGTGGGCTGGACAGTGCGCCCGTGGCGGCGCGTTTTTCCTGCTGCGGGTCCACCCTGGGCGCGGCCGGCTTGCCGCAGGAGCAGGCCGAGGTGCGTCGGGCCAATGTCGCGGCCTGGCGCGAGGCCGGGCGGCCGCTGGTCGTGGCCTATTGCGCCACCTGCCGCAAAGGGCTGGTGGACTATGTCGGCGCGGGCGGCGACATTTTTTCCGATGCGGGCGAGGAGGCGCTGTGGCGGGCCTCGGTGCTGCCGCTTTCGGCCCTGCTTGCGGGCGCGCGGGGCAAGGCCGGGCGCGGCGCGCCCGCCGTGGTGGGCTACCATCGCCCCTGCCACGCGGATGTGCGCGACGGACTGGGCGATGCGGACCATGCGCTTCTGTCCGGGCTGCTGGGCGCACGGCTGCGCACTCCGGCCAAGGGCGGCTGCTGCGGTTTTGGCGGCATCATGCAGCTTTCCGCGCCGCAGCTTTCCGGTGCCGTGGGCCGCGCCTGCTGGGACACGCTTGACGGTGCGCTTGGCTTCACGGCCGCGCCGGAGGCGGTCCCGGCATACGTGCTTACCGGGTGCAGCGCCTGCGTGCTGCAGCTTGCGGCCACGGCCCCGGCAGGGGCCAGGGTGGGGCATTGGCTGGAGATCGTCCGCTGCTCGTGA
- a CDS encoding MlaE family ABC transporter permease, translating into MIEARRPQMPPIARLGDAFLRLLGEMGAMLLFLLEAVSRLFTSFGQVQKTVRQVYFIGVKSVSVITLISLFTGMVIGLQMYYALAKFGADGFLGAAVSLSLVRELGPVLTAIMITGRAGSSMTAEIGVMRISEQVDALQVMDINPMGYLVSPKLAASIICFPILTAFFDLVGMVGGYLTGVLLLGGNSGVYWYRVGAYLQRSDISGGFIKSLVFGVVVCTVSCYMGYFTHLRRDSVGPEAVSQATTSAVVTSCVLILLSDYVLTSLLF; encoded by the coding sequence ATGATCGAGGCGCGACGCCCGCAGATGCCGCCAATCGCCCGCCTGGGCGACGCCTTCCTGCGCCTGCTGGGCGAGATGGGGGCCATGCTGCTGTTCCTGCTGGAGGCCGTCAGCCGCCTGTTCACCTCCTTCGGCCAAGTGCAGAAGACCGTACGCCAAGTCTACTTCATCGGCGTCAAGAGCGTCAGCGTCATCACGCTCATCAGCCTGTTCACCGGCATGGTCATCGGCCTGCAGATGTATTACGCCCTGGCCAAGTTCGGAGCCGACGGCTTTCTTGGCGCGGCGGTGTCGCTTTCGCTGGTGCGCGAGCTTGGGCCGGTGCTCACGGCCATCATGATCACCGGCCGGGCGGGCTCGTCCATGACCGCCGAGATCGGCGTCATGCGCATCTCCGAGCAGGTGGACGCCCTGCAGGTCATGGACATCAATCCCATGGGCTACCTGGTGAGCCCCAAGCTGGCCGCGAGCATCATCTGCTTCCCCATCCTCACCGCCTTTTTCGACCTTGTAGGCATGGTGGGCGGCTACCTCACCGGCGTGCTGCTTCTGGGCGGCAACTCCGGCGTCTACTGGTACCGCGTCGGCGCCTATCTGCAGCGCAGCGACATCTCCGGCGGATTCATCAAATCCCTGGTGTTCGGCGTGGTGGTGTGCACCGTGAGCTGCTACATGGGCTACTTCACGCATTTGCGGCGCGATTCCGTCGGGCCGGAGGCCGTGAGCCAGGCGACCACATCGGCTGTGGTCACCTCCTGCGTGCTCATCCTGCTGTCCGATTACGTGCTGACCTCGCTCTTGTTCTAG
- a CDS encoding HD domain-containing protein, with protein MSRLDSRSRLTRIVDFLNECGMLRRTPRSGYQFLGTGQENVAEHSFRTAVIGFVLAHMAGANKERTALLCLFHDLHEARTGDFNYVNRIYNTSTRTKALEHCLSGTGLEGELLPMWEELEETASLEARLAQDADQLDLMLNLKEQSDLGNRYADKWLAAARERLRTPQGQELAGTIMETDHTDWWFLGPDQSWWERKNGARKAAAGGGAKAGQGGPRDGE; from the coding sequence ATGTCACGACTCGACTCCCGCTCCAGGCTCACACGCATAGTGGACTTTCTCAACGAATGCGGAATGCTGCGCCGTACGCCGCGCAGCGGCTACCAGTTTCTGGGCACCGGGCAGGAGAACGTCGCCGAGCACTCCTTCCGCACGGCGGTCATCGGCTTCGTGCTGGCGCACATGGCCGGGGCCAACAAGGAGCGCACGGCCCTTCTGTGCCTGTTCCACGATCTGCACGAGGCGCGCACCGGCGACTTCAATTACGTGAACCGCATCTACAACACCAGCACGCGCACCAAGGCCCTGGAACATTGCCTGTCCGGCACGGGGCTTGAGGGCGAGCTTCTGCCCATGTGGGAGGAGCTGGAGGAGACGGCCAGCCTTGAGGCCAGGCTGGCGCAGGACGCCGACCAGCTGGACCTGATGCTGAATCTGAAGGAGCAGAGCGACCTGGGCAACAGGTATGCGGACAAGTGGCTTGCCGCGGCCAGGGAGCGCCTGCGCACGCCGCAAGGCCAGGAACTGGCCGGGACCATCATGGAGACGGACCACACCGACTGGTGGTTTCTGGGCCCGGACCAGAGCTGGTGGGAGCGCAAGAACGGCGCGCGCAAGGCTGCGGCCGGAGGCGGCGCGAAAGCGGGCCAGGGCGGCCCGCGCGACGGGGAATAG
- a CDS encoding diguanylate cyclase produces the protein MTKVLIVEDSPSFAEMLARRVRLELGFEVHVAHCLTEAVESIGQENEYLAALVDLRLPDAPDGQSVELALAYSIPAIVFTADLSDAMQENFWSRHIVDYVLKDGPENVDYVVRLLGRLHRNPQTKVLVVDDSRSYRQAVLRLLAAHRYHVLEAASGEEALAVLAEHPDLKLALVDYSMPGMDGFALVREMRRRSGKDKLAIIGVSAVGGARLSARFIKSGANDYLNKPFLAEEFYTRITQNLEMLDHIAQVRYMAERDFLTRVFNRRYFFSAGGQLHALLTRRSQPATVAMLDIDNFKAINDTYGHEAGDAVLKHMAQLLVSRFRASDIVARIGGEEFCVLASDMRADQARLLFEELRTAIAETPVDFDGQPIAYTVSIGLCCALGLSLDDMLREADRMLYRSKAVGRNSVTLFEPAAFDGCSPAL, from the coding sequence ATGACAAAAGTGCTCATCGTCGAGGACAGCCCTTCCTTTGCGGAAATGCTGGCCCGGCGGGTGCGGCTCGAACTGGGCTTCGAGGTCCATGTGGCCCATTGCCTCACCGAGGCTGTGGAAAGCATTGGCCAGGAGAACGAGTATCTGGCCGCCCTGGTGGACCTGCGCCTGCCAGACGCCCCGGACGGGCAATCCGTGGAGCTCGCCCTCGCCTATTCCATTCCCGCCATCGTCTTCACCGCCGACCTTTCCGACGCCATGCAGGAGAATTTCTGGAGCCGCCACATAGTGGACTATGTGCTCAAGGACGGACCGGAGAATGTGGACTACGTCGTGCGGCTGCTGGGGCGGCTGCACCGCAATCCGCAGACCAAGGTCCTGGTGGTGGATGATTCGCGCAGCTATCGGCAGGCCGTGCTCCGGCTCTTGGCCGCCCACCGCTACCACGTGCTGGAGGCCGCGAGCGGCGAGGAGGCCCTGGCCGTGCTGGCCGAACATCCGGACTTGAAGCTGGCCCTGGTGGACTACAGTATGCCGGGCATGGACGGCTTCGCCCTGGTCCGCGAAATGCGCCGCCGCTCCGGCAAGGACAAGTTGGCCATCATCGGCGTCTCCGCCGTGGGCGGGGCCAGGCTTTCCGCCCGGTTCATCAAGAGCGGCGCCAACGACTACCTGAACAAGCCCTTCCTGGCCGAGGAATTCTACACGCGCATCACCCAGAACCTGGAGATGCTCGACCACATCGCCCAGGTGCGCTACATGGCCGAGCGGGACTTTTTGACCCGCGTGTTCAACCGGCGCTATTTCTTCTCCGCCGGGGGGCAGCTGCACGCGCTTTTGACCCGGCGCAGCCAGCCCGCCACCGTGGCCATGCTCGACATCGACAATTTCAAGGCCATCAACGACACCTACGGCCACGAGGCAGGCGACGCCGTGCTTAAGCACATGGCCCAGTTGCTGGTTTCCCGCTTCCGCGCGTCGGACATTGTGGCCCGCATCGGCGGCGAGGAGTTCTGCGTTCTGGCCTCGGACATGCGCGCCGACCAGGCCCGCCTGCTGTTCGAGGAATTGCGCACGGCCATCGCCGAGACGCCCGTGGACTTCGACGGCCAGCCCATCGCCTATACCGTGAGCATCGGTCTGTGCTGCGCGCTGGGCCTGAGCCTTGACGACATGCTGCGCGAGGCCGACCGGATGCTGTACCGCTCCAAGGCCGTCGGCCGCAACAGCGTCACCCTTTTCGAACCCGCCGCCTTCGACGGCTGCTCCCCGGCCCTTTAA
- a CDS encoding FAD-binding oxidoreductase gives MTNSLVSSLTPAHLRFLEGLFPGGDLVTDPAAMAVYGADSSRRAAMPFAVARPREEGQVVELLKWAEAEAVPIVPRARGTGMSGGAVPVCGGVVVSCLHLNRVLDIDADDFCAEVEPGVVTAEFQALTQKRGLFYPPDPASLKISTLGGNVATCAGGMRAVKYGVTRDYVLGVRAVLPGGRIMDAGGRSHKNVVGLDLTRLFVGSCGTLGLITKMTLKLLPLPEGSATVLAGFASLPAALEGARGVFRAGVLPTAMEFMDSKACWAIGQIRDVPWGAQTQAVLVLKVDGGKAALAAEMARLEAALAPAAPLCLFKGLGPKEEEPLWELRRLVSPAGFRLGPDKLGEDVAVPRGKTAQAVEGFQAIGAEQGVQVACYGHLGDGNIHVNIFYDAADEGQRQRAQASKEAVFRLTLSLGGTLSGEHGTGITKGPYVQWQLGEEERRLMAGIKQVFDPSGILNPGKGWS, from the coding sequence ATGACGAATTCTCTGGTTTCCTCCCTCACTCCCGCGCATTTGCGCTTCCTTGAAGGTCTGTTCCCCGGCGGGGATCTGGTCACCGACCCTGCGGCCATGGCCGTATACGGGGCGGACTCCAGCCGCCGGGCGGCCATGCCCTTCGCCGTGGCGCGGCCCAGGGAAGAGGGGCAGGTGGTGGAGCTGCTCAAATGGGCCGAGGCGGAAGCCGTGCCCATCGTCCCCCGTGCGCGCGGCACCGGCATGAGCGGCGGCGCGGTGCCGGTTTGCGGCGGGGTGGTGGTGAGCTGCCTGCACCTGAACCGTGTGCTGGACATCGACGCCGACGATTTTTGCGCCGAGGTGGAGCCCGGCGTGGTGACGGCGGAGTTCCAGGCCCTGACGCAGAAGCGCGGGCTCTTCTATCCGCCGGACCCGGCCAGCCTCAAAATCTCCACCCTGGGCGGCAACGTGGCCACCTGCGCGGGTGGAATGCGCGCGGTCAAGTACGGCGTGACGCGGGACTATGTGCTGGGCGTGCGGGCCGTGCTGCCCGGCGGGCGCATCATGGACGCTGGCGGCCGCAGCCACAAGAACGTGGTGGGCCTGGACTTGACGCGGCTCTTCGTGGGCTCCTGCGGCACGCTGGGGCTCATCACCAAAATGACCCTCAAGCTGCTGCCCTTGCCCGAAGGTTCGGCCACGGTGCTGGCGGGCTTCGCGTCGCTTCCGGCGGCCCTGGAGGGCGCGCGCGGCGTGTTCCGCGCGGGCGTTTTGCCCACGGCCATGGAGTTCATGGATTCCAAGGCCTGCTGGGCCATCGGGCAGATTCGCGACGTGCCCTGGGGGGCGCAGACCCAGGCTGTGCTGGTGCTCAAGGTGGACGGCGGCAAGGCCGCGCTTGCGGCGGAGATGGCCCGGCTGGAGGCCGCGCTGGCGCCTGCCGCGCCCCTGTGCCTGTTCAAGGGACTGGGGCCGAAGGAGGAGGAGCCCCTGTGGGAGCTGCGCCGCCTGGTGAGCCCCGCGGGCTTCCGCCTGGGGCCGGACAAGCTGGGCGAGGACGTGGCCGTGCCGCGCGGCAAGACCGCGCAAGCCGTGGAGGGCTTCCAGGCCATCGGCGCGGAGCAGGGCGTGCAGGTGGCCTGCTACGGACACCTGGGCGACGGCAACATCCACGTGAACATCTTCTATGATGCGGCCGATGAGGGCCAGCGCCAGCGCGCCCAGGCCAGCAAGGAGGCCGTGTTCCGGCTCACCCTGTCCCTGGGCGGCACCCTTTCCGGGGAACACGGCACCGGCATCACCAAGGGGCCGTACGTGCAGTGGCAGCTGGGCGAGGAGGAGCGCCGCCTCATGGCGGGCATCAAGCAGGTGTTCGACCCGAGCGGCATCCTGAACCCCGGCAAGGGGTGGTCATAA
- the mlaD gene encoding outer membrane lipid asymmetry maintenance protein MlaD has translation MKKYAKETQVGLFVLIGFIAIAYMSIKLGNVRLFGENDYAITAKFNDVTGLKVNAPVQMYGVEMGFVEKIGIDLESGMSVVTLRIRKDVQLTDDTIASVKTSGLIGDKYVKLSRGGGDPIQAGAVLRDTESSIDLEELISKYVFGGV, from the coding sequence ATGAAGAAATACGCAAAGGAAACGCAAGTCGGGCTGTTCGTGCTCATCGGCTTCATCGCCATCGCCTACATGAGCATCAAGCTCGGCAATGTGCGGCTGTTCGGCGAGAACGACTACGCCATCACCGCGAAGTTCAACGATGTCACCGGCCTCAAGGTCAATGCGCCGGTGCAGATGTACGGCGTGGAGATGGGCTTTGTGGAGAAGATCGGCATCGACCTTGAGAGCGGCATGTCTGTTGTGACCCTGCGCATCCGCAAGGACGTGCAGCTCACCGATGACACCATCGCCTCGGTAAAGACCAGCGGCCTCATCGGCGACAAGTACGTGAAACTTTCGCGCGGCGGCGGCGACCCCATTCAGGCGGGCGCTGTGTTGCGGGACACGGAATCCTCTATTGACCTTGAAGAGTTAATCAGTAAATATGTGTTCGGCGGCGTGTAG
- the secA gene encoding preprotein translocase subunit SecA gives MFSSILKKIIGSSNERYLKKLQPTVAAIASFEPKMQELSDADFPARIAAWKEEVAGGRSLDDLLPECFALVREAGRRVLGMRHYDVQMVGGMVLHHGRIAEMKTGEGKTLVATLPVVLNALSGKGVHLVTVNDYLAKRDAAWMGKLYNFLGLSVGVIVHGLNDEERQAAYGSDITYGTNNEFGFDYLRDNMKFYKESLVQRPLNYAIVDEVDSILIDEARTPLIISGAAEESTQLYRKVDAIIPMLVKGEKAKEEGEEPSGDFTVDEKGRTVALTERGVAKAEKLLGVENLYDPANATLQHHVMQGLKAHQLYRRDVEYIVKDGQVVIVDEFTGRLMPGRRFSDGLHQALEAKEHVKVEAENQTLASITFQNYFRMYEKLSGMTGTADTEAVEFKEIYNLDVTVIPTNRPMVRIDNPDMIFKTQKEKYHAIAEEIADCHKRGQPVLVGTVSIEKSELVSEMLKKRGVPHNVLNAKQHELEAQIVAEAGHAGRVTIATNMAGRGTDIVLGEGVKELGGLHILGTERHESRRIDNQLRGRSGRQGDPGSSRFYLALDDDLMRLFGSDRIAGLMNTLGLEDGEAIENRMVSRAIEGSQKRVEAHNFEIRKQLLDYDNVMNQQREVIYARRREIMYAETLDGIVDEYVAELLDDIYAPVEHLKGEPDEETAGIVASRLDEVFDLSRYPDFAAALPSREQAEEWIAESLKALENAAPDSYQEILRYFSLETLDRNWKDHLLSMDHLRDGIGLRGYGQKDPKQEYKREGFELFRAMLYTIAEKSMSLICRLRIQKEVREEEFQHKEDAGEVEYKGSPSSEPAEARKPQPVKRSAKVGRNDPCSCGSGKKFKNCCGK, from the coding sequence ATGTTCAGCTCCATCCTGAAAAAGATCATCGGCTCCAGCAACGAGCGCTACCTCAAGAAGCTTCAGCCCACGGTGGCCGCCATCGCCTCGTTTGAGCCCAAGATGCAGGAGCTTTCCGACGCCGACTTCCCGGCCAGGATCGCCGCATGGAAGGAGGAGGTGGCGGGCGGCCGCAGCCTGGATGATCTGCTGCCCGAGTGCTTCGCCCTGGTGCGCGAGGCCGGGCGGCGCGTGCTGGGGATGCGCCACTACGACGTGCAGATGGTGGGCGGCATGGTTCTGCACCACGGCCGCATCGCCGAGATGAAGACCGGCGAGGGCAAGACCCTTGTGGCCACGCTGCCTGTGGTGCTGAACGCGCTTTCCGGCAAGGGCGTGCACCTGGTGACGGTGAACGACTACCTGGCCAAGCGCGACGCGGCCTGGATGGGCAAGCTGTACAATTTTCTGGGGCTGTCCGTGGGCGTCATCGTGCACGGCCTCAACGACGAAGAACGCCAGGCCGCCTACGGTTCGGACATCACCTACGGCACCAACAACGAGTTCGGCTTCGACTACCTGCGCGACAACATGAAGTTCTACAAGGAGTCGCTGGTGCAGCGGCCCCTGAACTACGCCATCGTGGACGAGGTGGACTCCATCCTCATCGACGAGGCGCGCACCCCGCTCATCATCAGCGGCGCGGCCGAGGAGAGCACCCAGCTCTATCGCAAGGTGGACGCCATCATCCCCATGCTGGTGAAGGGCGAGAAGGCCAAGGAGGAGGGCGAGGAGCCCAGCGGCGACTTCACCGTGGACGAGAAGGGCCGCACCGTGGCCTTGACCGAGCGCGGCGTGGCCAAGGCCGAGAAGCTGCTTGGCGTGGAGAACCTCTACGATCCCGCCAACGCGACCCTGCAGCACCACGTCATGCAGGGCTTGAAGGCGCACCAGCTGTACCGCCGCGACGTGGAGTACATCGTCAAGGACGGGCAGGTGGTCATCGTGGACGAGTTCACCGGGCGGCTCATGCCCGGCCGCCGCTTCTCCGACGGCCTGCACCAGGCCCTGGAGGCCAAGGAGCATGTGAAGGTGGAGGCCGAGAACCAGACGCTGGCCTCCATCACCTTCCAGAACTATTTCCGCATGTACGAGAAGCTCTCCGGCATGACCGGCACCGCCGACACCGAGGCCGTGGAATTCAAGGAGATCTACAACCTCGACGTGACCGTGATTCCCACCAACCGGCCCATGGTGCGCATCGACAACCCGGACATGATCTTCAAGACCCAGAAGGAGAAGTACCACGCCATCGCCGAGGAGATCGCCGACTGCCACAAGCGCGGCCAGCCCGTGCTGGTGGGCACGGTCTCCATCGAGAAGAGCGAACTGGTGTCCGAGATGCTGAAAAAGCGCGGCGTGCCCCACAACGTGCTGAACGCCAAACAGCACGAGCTGGAGGCCCAGATAGTGGCCGAGGCCGGACACGCGGGCCGGGTCACCATCGCCACCAACATGGCCGGCCGCGGCACGGACATCGTGCTGGGCGAGGGCGTCAAGGAGCTTGGCGGCCTGCACATCCTGGGCACGGAACGCCACGAGTCCCGGCGCATCGACAACCAGTTGCGCGGCCGCTCCGGCCGCCAGGGCGATCCGGGCAGCTCGCGCTTCTACCTGGCGTTGGACGACGACCTTATGCGGCTTTTCGGCAGCGACCGCATCGCGGGCCTGATGAACACGCTCGGCCTGGAGGATGGCGAGGCCATCGAGAACCGCATGGTCAGCCGCGCCATAGAGGGCTCGCAAAAGCGCGTGGAGGCCCACAACTTCGAGATCAGAAAGCAGCTGCTCGACTACGACAACGTCATGAACCAGCAGCGCGAGGTCATCTACGCCCGCCGCCGTGAGATCATGTACGCCGAGACCCTGGACGGCATCGTGGACGAGTACGTGGCCGAGCTGCTGGACGACATCTACGCGCCCGTGGAGCACCTGAAGGGCGAGCCCGACGAGGAGACCGCGGGCATCGTCGCCTCCCGCCTGGACGAGGTCTTCGACCTCTCCCGCTACCCGGATTTCGCCGCCGCCCTGCCTTCCCGCGAGCAGGCCGAGGAGTGGATAGCCGAGAGCCTGAAGGCGCTGGAGAACGCCGCTCCGGACAGCTACCAGGAAATCTTGCGCTACTTCAGCCTGGAGACCCTTGACCGCAACTGGAAGGACCATCTGCTCAGCATGGATCACCTGCGCGACGGCATCGGCCTGCGCGGCTACGGCCAGAAGGATCCCAAGCAGGAATACAAGCGCGAGGGCTTCGAGCTCTTCCGCGCCATGCTCTACACCATCGCCGAGAAGTCCATGAGCCTCATCTGCCGCCTGCGCATCCAGAAGGAGGTGCGCGAGGAGGAGTTCCAGCACAAGGAGGACGCCGGCGAGGTGGAGTACAAGGGCTCGCCATCCTCGGAGCCTGCGGAGGCCAGGAAGCCGCAGCCCGTCAAGCGTTCGGCCAAGGTGGGCCGGAACGATCCCTGCTCCTGCGGGTCGGGCAAGAAGTTCAAGAATTGCTGCGGCAAGTAG
- a CDS encoding ABC transporter ATP-binding protein, which yields MTATNTQDIVMEGLTIGYGEHAVVSNINATLPGGKISVILGGSGCGKSTLLKHILRLHPVLAGRIIIDGHDLSSLDRKGMHCLRQRMGVLFQDGALLGSLTLGDNVALPLREHTRLTEKDVRERVLAKLGLVGLADFYDYYPNELSGGMRKRAGLARAMVMDPPLLFCDEPTSGLDPVTAAELDQLLLELKRSFDMTMVVVSHDLHSMRAIADHVLVLGEGRVLFEGGLAALEATQDEYLRRFLDRRAASRSTPRLTMPHLGTKAMKRDCSGYRGQ from the coding sequence ATGACAGCGACCAACACGCAGGACATCGTCATGGAGGGGCTGACCATCGGCTACGGAGAGCACGCCGTGGTCAGCAACATCAACGCCACCCTGCCGGGCGGCAAGATTTCCGTCATCCTGGGCGGTTCCGGCTGCGGCAAGTCCACACTTCTGAAGCACATCCTCCGCCTGCACCCGGTGCTGGCCGGTCGGATCATCATCGACGGCCACGACCTCTCCTCCCTGGACCGCAAGGGGATGCACTGCCTGCGCCAGCGCATGGGCGTGCTGTTCCAGGACGGCGCGCTGCTTGGGTCGCTGACCCTGGGCGACAATGTGGCCCTGCCCCTGCGGGAGCACACCCGCCTTACGGAGAAGGACGTTCGCGAGCGTGTGCTGGCCAAGCTGGGGCTGGTGGGCCTGGCCGATTTTTACGACTACTACCCCAACGAGCTTTCCGGGGGGATGCGCAAGCGCGCCGGGCTTGCCCGGGCCATGGTCATGGACCCGCCGCTGCTGTTTTGCGACGAGCCCACCAGCGGCCTGGACCCGGTAACCGCGGCGGAACTGGACCAGTTGCTGCTGGAGCTCAAGCGGAGCTTTGACATGACCATGGTGGTGGTGAGCCACGACCTGCACAGTATGCGCGCCATAGCCGACCATGTGCTTGTGTTGGGCGAGGGCCGGGTGCTTTTCGAGGGCGGCCTTGCGGCGCTGGAGGCCACGCAGGACGAGTACCTGCGCCGCTTCCTGGACCGCAGGGCGGCCAGCCGCAGCACGCCCCGGCTGACCATGCCGCACCTTGGGACAAAGGCCATGAAGCGCGACTGCTCCGGATATCGGGGCCAATAG
- the argJ gene encoding bifunctional glutamate N-acetyltransferase/amino-acid acetyltransferase ArgJ yields the protein MSIEPKGFQFAVAAAGFKRPDRNDLGLVLSLGPASAAGVFTTNRFQAAPVLVCKELLGARPLARALVVNSGQANACTGEEGLANCRATLEMVAKAVGIGAGDVLPTSTGVIGAQLKMDKWAAAAPQLAASLGTATAMDVAKAMMTTDTFPKLVAKTLSLPAGEVRVLGMCKGAGMISPTMATMLGFILCDADVDPADWQAILRHAADRSFNALTVDGDTSTNDTVLGLANGASRVAVRDAKGLKALRECVTELCQELSYRIVQDAEGGTKVAHITVAGAKSAAQAEMAARAIGTSPLVKTALFGCDPNWGRIVAALGRSGADFDPDAVELRIGGILVFEKGQPAPVDLDALLAPIMRHQDVEISLDLKAGRGRFTLLASDLTKRYIEINADYRT from the coding sequence ATGAGCATTGAACCCAAAGGTTTCCAGTTCGCCGTTGCCGCGGCCGGGTTCAAGCGGCCCGACCGCAACGACCTGGGGCTCGTGCTGAGCCTTGGCCCGGCCTCCGCCGCCGGGGTGTTCACCACAAATCGCTTCCAGGCCGCGCCCGTGCTGGTGTGCAAGGAACTGCTCGGCGCGCGGCCCCTGGCCCGCGCCCTGGTGGTGAACTCCGGCCAGGCCAACGCCTGCACCGGGGAGGAAGGACTCGCCAACTGCCGCGCCACCCTCGAAATGGTCGCCAAGGCGGTCGGAATCGGGGCCGGGGACGTGCTCCCCACCTCCACCGGGGTCATTGGCGCGCAGCTCAAGATGGACAAGTGGGCGGCCGCCGCGCCGCAGCTGGCCGCAAGCTTGGGCACGGCCACGGCCATGGACGTGGCCAAGGCCATGATGACCACGGACACCTTTCCCAAGCTCGTGGCCAAGACCCTCTCCCTGCCCGCTGGCGAGGTGCGCGTGCTGGGCATGTGCAAGGGCGCGGGCATGATCAGCCCCACCATGGCCACCATGCTGGGCTTCATCCTCTGCGACGCCGACGTGGACCCCGCGGACTGGCAGGCCATCCTGCGCCACGCGGCCGACCGCTCCTTCAACGCGCTTACCGTGGACGGCGACACCAGCACCAACGACACCGTGTTGGGGCTGGCCAACGGCGCCTCCCGCGTGGCCGTGCGCGACGCCAAGGGCCTCAAGGCCCTGCGGGAATGCGTCACCGAGCTTTGCCAGGAGCTGTCCTACCGCATCGTGCAGGACGCCGAGGGCGGCACCAAGGTGGCGCACATCACGGTCGCCGGGGCCAAAAGCGCCGCCCAGGCGGAAATGGCCGCCCGCGCCATCGGCACTTCGCCCCTGGTCAAGACGGCGCTCTTCGGCTGCGACCCCAACTGGGGGCGCATCGTGGCGGCCCTGGGGCGCAGCGGGGCGGACTTCGACCCCGATGCTGTGGAGCTCAGAATCGGCGGCATCCTGGTGTTCGAGAAGGGGCAGCCCGCGCCCGTGGACCTGGACGCGCTGCTCGCGCCCATCATGCGGCACCAGGATGTGGAGATATCCCTCGATCTCAAGGCCGGGCGGGGCCGCTTCACGCTCCTGGCCTCGGACTTGACCAAGCGCTACATCGAGATCAACGCCGATTACCGGACCTAG